CTGATCGCCTTCTGGAAGATCGACGGGTTGGTGGTGACGCCCACGACGTGCTGCTGGTCGATCAGTTCGGCGAGGTTGCCGGACGTGATCCGCTTGCGCGACAGGTCGTCCAGCCAGATCGCGACGCCTTCTTCGGAGAGGCGCTTGAGTGCGTCTGTCATGGAATTACATCTCCTACGTGTCGTATGTCAGCGTCAGCGCTGGGCGGCGGCCAGGGATTCCCGGGCCTTCGCGGCCACGTTCTCCGCAGTGAAACCGAACTCCTGGAAGAGGACCTTGCCGTCGGCCGAAGCACCGAAGTGCTCCAGGGAAACGATGCGGCCCGCGTCCCCGACGTACTTGTGCCAGGTCAGCCCGATACCGGCCTCGACCGCGACACGCGCCTTGACGGCGGGCGGCAGGACGCTGTCCCGGTACCCCTGGTCCTGCTCCTCGAACCACTCCACGCACGGCATGGACACGACGCGCGTGGGCACACCGTCGGCCTCCAGCTGCTCGCGCGCCTCGACGGCGACGTGCACCTCGGAACCGGTGGCGATCAGGACGACCTCGGGAGCGCCGGTGGACGCCTCGAACAGGACGTATCCGCCCTTGACCGCGTCCTCGTTGGACTCGTACGTCGGCACGCCCTGGCGGGTCAGCGCGAGGCCGTGCGGGGCGCCCTTGCCGAAGACCTTCGTCCAGCGCTTGAGGATCTCGCGCCAGGCGATGGCGGTCTCGTTGGCGTCGGCCGGGCGGACCACGTTCAGACCCGGGATGGCGCGCAGCGAGGCGAGGTGCTCGACCGGCTGGTGCGTCGGGCCGTCCTCACCGAGACCGATGGAGTCGTGCGTCCACACGTACGTCACCGGCAGGTGCATCAGCGCCGACAGCCGCACGGCGTTGCGCATGTAGTCGGAGAACACGAGGAACGTGCCGCCGTAGATACGGGTGTTGCCGTGCAGCGCGATGCCGTTCATCTCCGCGGCCATGGAGTGCTCGCGGATGCCGAAGTGGATCGTGCGGCCGTACGGGCTCGCCTCCGGCAGCGGGTTGTCCGCCGGCAGGAAGGACGAGTCCTTGTCGATCGTGGTGTTGTTCGAGCCGGCGAGGTCGGCGGAGCCGCCCCACAGCTCGGGGATCACCGCGCCGAGGGCCTGGAGCACCTTGCCGGACGCGGCACGCGTGGCGACACCCTTGCCGGGCTCGAAGACGGGGAGCTTGTCCTCCCAGCCCTTGGGCAGCTCGCCGGCGGCGATCCGGTCGAACTCGGCGGCGCGCTCGGCGTTGTTGTTGCGCCACTCCTGGAGCTGCTTCTCCCACTCGGCCTTGGCCTGGCGGCCACGGTCGAGGGCCTGACGCGTGTGGGAGATGACCTCGTCCGAGACCTCGAAGGACTGCTCCGGGTCGAAGCCGAGGACGCGCTTGGTGGCGGCCACCTCGTCGTCGCCGAGCGCCGAGCCGTGGGCGGCCTCGGTGTTCTGCGCGTTCGGGGCGGGCCAGGCGATGATCGAGCGCATCGCGATGAAGGACGGCTTGTCCGTCACCTGCTTCGCGGCCTCGATGGCGTTGTAGAGGGCGTGCGGGTCGAGGTCGCCGTCCGGCTTCGGGGCGACCCGCTGGACGTGCCAGCCGTACGCCTCGTACCGCTTGACGGTGTCCTCGGAGACGGCCGTCTCGGTGTCGCCCTCGATCGAGATGTGGTTGTCGTCCCACAGCAGGACCAGGTTGCCGAGCTTCTGGTGGCCGGCCAGCGAGGACGCCTCGGCGGAGATGCCCTCCTGGAGGCAGCCGTCACCGGCGATGGCGTACACGAAGTGGTCGAACGGGGACTCGCCCTCGGCGGCCTCCGGGTCGAACAGACCGCGCTCGTAGCGGGCGGCCATGGCCATGCCCACCGCGTTGGCGACACCCTGGCCCAGCGGGCCGGTCGTCGTCTCGACGCCCTTGGTGTGGCCGTACTCCGGGTGACCGGGGGTCTTCGAGCCCCACGTCCGGAACGCCTTCAGGTCGTCCAGCTCAAGGCCGAAACCGGCCAGGTAGAGCTGGGTGTAGAGGGTCAGGGACGAGTGGCCCGCGGACAGCACGAACCGGTCGCGTCCGACCCACTCGGGGTCGGCGGGGTCGTGCCGCATCACCTTCTGGAAGAGGGTGTACGCGGCAGGCGCCAGGCTCATCGCCGTACCGGGATGGCCGTTGCCGACCTTCTGTACGGCATCGGCGGCCAGGACGCGGGCGGTGTCGACGGCCCGCTGGTCCAACTCGGTCCACTCGAGGTCTGTGGTGGTCGGCTTGGTGCTCACCCTGGGTCAGGGCTCCTCTCCACATGTCAGGCATGTCGAATGCCGGTGCTTCGGGCGCCCCGGCCGTTGTCGAGCCTACCCCCGTAAGTACGTGCGTTTTTTCGACTCAATCCAGACTGACGGGCCCTTCGAGGATCCGCCTCCCGACTGGCCCGAATCACGTTCGGCAACTGAATACGGCGCCGCTCGTTCGAGTGCTCAACCGAGTGTCGATCGGCTCTTCCGGAGGGCGCTCGACGGAGCGTCCGTCGGCTCGTTCGGCGCGTGCTCGCAGAGGCGTCCTTCCACTCATCCGGGGGCGCCTGCCAACACGACCCCACCCCCGCGAATGTCGGGGTATGGGCAACGTCTACAGTGGCGTGGTACGCGCGAGCCTTTACCGGGACTTCACACGGGAGGGGTTTGCTGGGATGTCTCTGTAGGGGTGTGCGTGACGGCCGTCGAATCCCGTCCAGCCGGTGTGCTGGGGGAGAGCAAGCGCTCGAGTCACCGGCCGTTCGGGGCCCGTGTCAAGGCATTCGTGGCGCTGACCAAGCCGCGGATCATCGAGCTCCTGCTCATCACCACCGTTCCGGTGATGTTCCTCGCCGAGCAGGGGGTGCCCGATCTGACGCTGGTGCTTCTCACCTGCGTCGGCGGCTACCTGTCGGCGGGCGGCGCCAACGCGCTGAACATGTACATCGACCGGGACATCGACGCCCTGATGGACCGCACCTCGCAGCGTCCGCTGGTCACCGGCATGGTGTCGCCGCGCGAGTGCCTGGCCTTCGGCATCAGCCTCGCGGTCGTCTCGACGCTGCTGTTCGGGCTGACCGTCAACTGGCTGTCGGCCTGGCTGTCCCTCGGCGCGCTGCTCTTCTATGTCGTCGTCTACACGATGATCCTCAAGCGCCGCACCTCGCAGAACATCGTGTGGGGCGGCATCGCCGGCTGTATGCCGGTCCTGATCGGCTGGTCGGCGGTGACGAACTCGCTCACCTGGGCGCCGGTCATCCTCTTCCTGGTCATCTTCTTCTGGACGCCGCCGCACTACTGGCCGCTGTCCATGAAGGTGAAGGAGGACTACGCGCGCGTGGGCGTGCCCATGCTGCCGGTCATCGCCTCCAACAAGACGGTCGCCAAGCAGATCGTCCTCTACAGCTGGGTGATGGTCGCTGTCTCCCTGCTCCTGACGCCCCTCGGGTACACCGGCTGGTTCTACACGCTGGTCGCCCTGGTCGCGGGCGGCTGGTGGCTGTGGGAGGCGCACGCGTTGCAGAACCGCGCGAAGGCGGAGGTGACGGGCGGGAAGCTCAAGGAGATGCGCCTGTTCCACTGGTCGATCACCTATGTCTCGCTGCTCTTCGTGGCGATCGCGGTCGACCCCTTCCTGCGCTAGCGGTGGACGGGTCGCTCTGAGGCAAGGGTCACGCACCCCGCCCGTCGCCGAACGATCTACTCGTCGGTAGCATCCTGGCCATGGCAGACACGCAGCAGGTTGACGCGAAGGCGGACCGCAAGGCGGCCAAGCTCGCCAAGCAGATCACCGCCTTCTCCAAGGCACACGGCGGCGCCGAGGGCCAGGTGGCCTACATCGGCCAGACCGGCGCCCGGATCGCCCTCGTCGGCGAGGACGGCAACTGGGGCAACCTGGTCGCCCCGACGTACGACATCGCCCGGAAGGCCGTCGAGAAGTCCGGCATCACCGTCCACGAGGACTTCGACGGCGAGTTCGCGGCGAAGGTGACGACCGGACGCTACGAGTGGACCCGCATGGCGGGCATCCAGGTGGGCGGCCCGAGCAACACCTGAGGCACGCCGGTTTCGCACGGGGTGTGTCCGAGCAACACCTGACACCCCGTTCACCCGTTAGGCCCCGTAAGAGGACATGGTCCAGTCACGGGAGCCCGGATGATCGAAACGCCGTCCCTCGTGGACCAGTACTGCCACGGCGTACTGAGAACCGAGCTGGGCCTCGGCACCTTCGAGGCCCAGTTGGCCCGTACCGAGGGGCCACCCGCCCCCGGTACGACCCTGTTCGACACCCAGACCGGTTTCGCCGTACGCCGCTGGTGTCCACCCCTGCTCGGTCTCGAACCGCACTGTCCGCCCGCCCGTTATCTCGCCCGACGCCGTGAACTCGGCGTACTGGAGGCGGGCCGCAGACTGCTGCGCGGCAGCGGCATCACCACGTACCTCGTCGACGCGGGCCTGCCCGGCGATCTGACCGGCCCCGACGAGATGGCGGTGGCGTCGGACGCCGAGGCCCGCGAGATCGTGCGCCTGGAACTCCTCGCCGAACAGGTCGCCGACACCTCCGGCACCGTCGAGTCCTTCCTCGCCAACCTCGCGGAATCCGTGCACGGGGCGGCCACCAGCGCGGTCGCCTTCACCTCGGTGGCGGGCGTACGGCACGGACTGGCCCTCGCCCCCGAGCCGCCCGGCCCGGGCGAGGTGCGGGGCGCGGCCGGGCGGTGGCTCGCGAGCCGCCGGGTGGGCGGCGAACTGACCGATCCCGTGCTGCTACGGCATCTGCTGTGGATCGCCGTCGCCTCGGGACTGCCCCTCCAACTGCACGCCGGGCTGGGTGAGCCCGGCCAGCGGATCGACCGCACGGACCCGGTGCTGCTCACCGACTTCGTCCGCGCCACGGCGGGCCTCGGCACCGACCTGGTCCTGCTGCACGGCTACCCGTACCACCGCCACGCCGCCCACCTCGCGGGCGTCTTCCCGCACGTCTACGCCGACTCGGGGGCCGCTCTCGTGCGTACGGGGGCCCGCGCGGCGACCGTCCTCGCCGAGATCCTGGAACTCGCCCCCTTCGGCAAGATCCTCTTCTCCAGTGGCGCCCAAGGGCTGCCCGAACTCCATGTCGTGGGCGCGCGGCTGTTCCGCGAGGCGCTCGGGCGGGTCCTCGGCACCTGGGTCGCCGAGGGCGCGTGGTCGCTCGCGGACGCCCAGCGGGTGGCGGGGCTGATCGCGGCGGGCAACGCGCGCAGGGTGTACGGGCTGGAGTGACGTGTGCGGGGTGTACGGGCCCGGGCGCGCTGTACAGGATGGGGGAATGCAGACCGACGCGTTACTCGACCGCTTCCTGTCCGGCCTCGCCCCCATCGCCCCGATCGCCCTCTGGGCGCACGGATCGCTCGCCGGCGGCGACTACCAGGAGGGCCGCAGCGACCTCGACCTCATCGCCGTCCTGGAAGCCCCGCTCACCCCGCGCACCGTCTGGCGGCTGGCGACCCTGCACGCCCGGTTGCGGAACGAGCCGCTCGCCGGCCTTCTGCACTGCACCTATCTGACGCCGGACGCCGTCGAGGACGCCGGGCGGTCCCATCTGACCTGGGCGCACCAGCAGCTGTTCAGGCGGCCCGTCACCCCGGTGACCCGGCGTGAACTGCACACCTTCGGGCGGGTGCTGCACGGGAAGGCGCCCGCCGGGCTGCTGCCGCCGGTGCCGGATCGGGAGCTCGACGAGTTCGTCGTACGCGATCAGCGTGACTTCTGGCGGCCCAAGCTCCGGAAACCGGAACGGTGGCGGCAGGCCCCCTGGGTCGACGTGGGCCTGACGACCTTCGCCCGCGCGACCGCCACCCTGTGCGACGGACGGCTGCTCTCCAAGCGGGAGGCGCTGGAACTGCTGCCGGAACTCGGCGCACCCGTCGAGGTGGTCGAGGACATCGGACGGCGGCGCTACGAGGACCACCCCGCGCCGACCACCGAGGAGTGGGCGGCGCGCAGGGGCGAACTGACCCGGAGCTACCTGGGACCGGCGATCGACGAGCTGGTGGCGGCGTACGGCTGATCCGGCAGCTGGATCTCGACCTCCGGTCGCTCGCGCAGCGCCAGCAGCACCCGCAGGACCGCGATCCACACCAGGCAGGAGCCGAACATGTGCACGCCGACGAGGATCTCGGGCAGATCGGTGAAGTACTGCACGTAGCCGATCACACCCTGCGAGAGCAGGATCAGGAAGAGGTCGCGGGTGCGGTCGAGCGGGCCCTTGGGGGCGTCGACGGCCTTGAGGACGAACCACAGGGCGAACGTCAGCGTCACCACGATCCACGCGAGCACGGCGTGCAGCTTGCTGACCGTCTCCCAGTCCAGCGGCATCCGATCGACCTCGCTGGAGTCGCCCGCGTGCGGGCCCGAGCCGGTCACGACCGTGCCCACCGCGATCAGCAGGACGGACGCGGCGACCAGGAACCACACCAGCTGCTGCACCGACGCGCCGACCAGCGGACGCGGTGCGTCGTCACCCTCACGGGTGCGCTGCCACATCACCGTGGCGACCGCGATCAGGGCCGTCGACAGCAGGAAGTGCGCGGCGACCGTGTACGGGTTCAGGCCGACCAGCACGACGATCCCACCGAGGATCGCGTTGCCCATCACGACCCAGAACTGCGCCCAGCCCAGCCGGGTGAGGCTGCGGCGGTAGGGCTTCTGCGAGCGGGCGGCGATGATGGCCCAGCCGACGGCGGCGCACAGGACGTACGTCAGCATGCGGTTGCCGAACTCGATGTAGCCGTGCAGGCCCATCTCGCTGGTGGTGGTCAGCGAGTCCTCGGTGCACTTGGGCCAGGTCGGGCAGCCGAGGCCCGAGCCGGTGAGCCGCACCGCACCGCCGGTGACCACGATGACCACCGACATGAGGAGCGCGGCGAGGGCCGCCCGCTGCACCGTCCGGGGTTCCGGGGTCCAGCGTGCGGCGATGAAGGCGAGGGGGTTGCGCGCGGCGGCTGTGGCGTCGGCGCGGGTCATCTTTGGCACGGGGTCCATCGTAGGGGGCCGCTTGTGCACGCTTTCACGAGGGGGCTGTTCGCGGGATCGGCCGTGGCGGCTGTTCGGCTACTCCCAGCGGAAGAACCGGCCGGCGGCGGCGAGCCCGACGACCGCCCACACCGCCAGAATCCCCAGGTCGCCCCATGGCATCCCGGCCCCGTGCTGGAGCACGTCCCGCAGCCCGTCGGACAGGGCCGAGATGGGCAGCAGCCCCAGCACGTCCTGCGCGCCGGAGGGGAACTTGTCCATCGGGACGATGACGCCGCCGCCGACCAGGAGCAGCAGGAAGACGAGGTTGGCTGCGGCGAGCGTCGCCTCCGCCTTGAGCGTGCCGGCCATCAGCAGGCCCAGGCCCGAGAAGGCGGCCGTGCCCAGGATCAGCAGGAGCACGACGGCCAACGGATTGCCTTGCGGGTCCCAGCCCAGCGCGAAGGCGATCACCGTCAGGAGCAGGATCTGGAGGATCTCCGTCACCAGCACCGACGCCGTCTTCGCCGTCATCAGGCCCCAGCGTGGGAGCGGCGAGGCGGCCAGCCGCTTCAGGACGCCGTAGCGGCGCTCGAAGCCCGTGGCGATCGCCTGGCCGGTGAAGGCCGTGGACATCACCGCGAGCGCGAGGATGCCGGGGGTGAGGAAGTCCACCGCCTCGCCCGCGCCCGTGTCGACGATGTCGACCGAACTGAAGAGCACGAGCAGGAGGGTCGGGATCACGACCGTCAGCAGGAGCTGCTCGCCGTTGCGCAGCAGCATCTTGGTCTCGAGCGCCGCCTGCGCCGCGATCATGCGCCCCATCGGCGCCGCGCCCGGCTTCGGGGTGTAGACACCGGTCGTGGTCACGAGCGCAGCTCCTTGCCGGTCAGCTCCAGAAATACGTCTTCCAGCGTGTGCCGCTCGACCGAGATCTTCTCCGGCATCACGCCGTGCTGCGCGCACCAGGAGGTGACGGTGGCGAGCAGTTGCGGGTCCACCTTGCCGCCGACCCGGTACGAGCCCGGCGTCAGCTCGGCGGCCGTGCAGTCCGCCGGGAGCGCCTTCAGCAGCGAGCCGACGTCCAGGCCCGGACGGCCGGTGAAGCGGAGCGTGTTCTCGGCGCCGCCCTTGCACAGCTCCTCGGGGGAGCCCTGGGCGATGACCCGGCCGGCGTCGATGATCGCGACGTCGTCGGCGAGCTGCTCGGCCTCGTCCATGTAGTGCGTGGTGAGGATGACCGAGACGCCGTCCGCGCGCAGATCACGGACCAGGTCCCAGGTGGCGCGGCGGGCCTGCGGGTCGAGGCCCGCGGTCGGCTCGTCCAGGAACACCAGCTCCGGGCGGCCCACCACGGCCATGGCCAGCGCCAGCCGCTGCTGCTGGCCGCCCGAGAGGCGGCGGTACGTCGTCCGGCCGCAACCGCCGAGCCCCAGGCGCTCGATGAGGGCGTCCACGTCCAGGGGGTGGGCGTGCAGCTTGGCGACATGGCGGAGCATCTCGTCCGCGCGGGCGCCCGAGTAGACGCCGCCGGACTGGAGCATCACGCCGATCCGGGTGTGCAGGTCGCGTGACTGCCGGACCGGGTCGAGACCCAGGACGCGCACGACGCCGGAGTCCGGCCTGCGGTACCCCTCGCAGGTCTCGACGGTCGTCGTCTTGCCCGCGCCGTTGGGTCCGAGTACGGCGGTCACGCCCGCCTTGGCCACCAGGTCGAGGCCGTCCACCGCGGTCTTCGTGCCGTACCGCTTCACCAGGGCCTGGACCTGGACCACGGGCTCACTTCGCATGGCTCAAGAGTCTAGGTACGACGGTGGCGGCTCCGGTCGCCGGGTTCAGATCTCCTCCGTACGGGGGCGGTGCAGCGCCAGCCACCGCTGTGCGTACGCCACCGCGTCGGCCACCGGGAACAGCCGTGCGTCGGCGGCGCCCACGGTGCCTCGTACGACGGGACGGTCCCGTTCGAAGTCGTGGCCGAGCTCGTCGAAACGGTCGGAGGTGATCGACACCTCGGTCACCGTCTCCCAGCCGGCCGGGCCTGGGCGGCCGACCTTCACGCGTGGGGACGGGATGCGGTACTCGGCGAGATGGAAGGTGGTGCAGGCGTCGTAGCCGGCGCCGAGGAGGAGCACGCGCGCGTGGAGGGCTTCGAGGCGGGCGAGGGGGCTGCGCTCGCCGAGCCGGCAGTCGGTGGCGTGTCCGTCGATCACCTCACGCGCGCGGGCGCCGAGCGCGGCGAACGACGTCTGCGGGTGCGCGCTGCGCAGGGCGCCGGGCCAGGTGCGCACGGTCTCCGGGAGCACGCCGACACCGCGGGAGGGGGTGATCAGGGGGTCGTACGGGGGCATGGAGGTCCGGATCTCGTCCCACCACTCCACGGGGACGGGCGGGTTCTCCCAGTCGGCCGGGTCCGAGAGGCCTCCGGTCTGGGTGGGGACCACCAGGGTGCCCTTCGGGCCGAGGGCGTCGAGGAGTCCCTGGACGACGGCTACAGGTCCGCCACAGACCCAGCCGAGCGACTTCAGGGAGGAGTGGACGAGGAGGGTCTCGCCGTCCTGGACACCCAGTTCGCGCAGCTGTGTGGCCACGGTGCCGCGGGTGACAAGAGGGCCGGTCGGAGGGGGTGTAGGCATGGTTCTGGAGTGTCCCGGAAGAGACCGGGCGATGCCACCGAATTGATCGATCAAAGATCGTTTCCGCAGGTCAGGTCAGCCTTACCTAAGTGATGCACTCCACCGTTGATCGGTCCGGGCGTGGGTTGCCCGGTCCTGAGGAATTACGCAACAATGGCGTTGTGAAAAACGTCGGCGAGGCTCGGGAGACCCCCACGGGGACCCCTCAGGAGGAGCTCGCGACCGGGGAGCGGTCCACCCGCAACCGAGTCGCGCGATCCATCCTGGACCACGGGCCGTCGACCGTCGCCGAGCTGGCCGGCCGGCTGGGCCTCACCCAGGCCGCCGTCCGCAGGCATCTCGACGCGCTGGTCGCCGACGACGTCGTGGAGGCACGCGAGCAGCGGGTTTATGGTGCGCGCACGCGTGGGCGGCCCGCGAAGGTCTTCGCGCTCACCGACTGCGGTCGCGACGCCTTCGACCAGTCGTACGACAAGCTCGCCGCGGACGCCCTCAACTTCATCCGGGAGCGGTTCGGCGGGGACGAAGCCGTCGTCGCCTTCGCGCGCGCCAGGATCGCCGAGCAGGCGACCGCCTATCGACGGGCCATCGAGGCCGCCGCCCCCGAGGAGCGCACCGAAGCCCTGGCCAAGGCCCTGAGCCTGGACGGGTACGCTGCTACGGCGCGCAGCGCACCGGTCGGCGAGCAGCTGTGCCAGCACCACTGCCCCGTCGCCCATGTCGCGGAAAAGTTCCCGCAGCTCTGCGAGGCGGAGACCGAGATCTTCTCCCAGCTGCTCGGAACGCACGTCCAGCGACTGGCGACCATCGCGCACGGCGACGGCGTCTGCACGACGTTCATCCCCAAGATTTCCCACACCACACACAACGCATCTGCAAGCACCGCCGGGAGGAACCCCGCATGACTCTCCCCATCGAGGAGACTGCCCACCCCGAGCTCGAGGGCCTGGGTAAGTACGAATACGGCTGGGCGGACTCCGACACGGCTGGTGCTTCCGCACGGCGCGGCATCAACGAGGACGTCGTCCGCGACATCTCGGCGAAGAAGAACGAGCCGGAGTGGATGACCAAGCTCCGCCTCAAGGGCCTGCGCCTGTTCGACAAGAAGCCCATGCCGAACTGGGGCTCGGACCTGTCGGGCATCGACTTCGACAACATCAAGTACTTCGTGCGCTCCACGGAGAAGCAGGCGGAGTCCTGGGAGGACCTGCCCGAGGACATCAAGAACACGTACGACAAGCTCGGCATCCCCGAGGCGGAGAAGCAGCGCCTCGTCGCCGGTGTCGCGGCCCAGTACGAGTCCGAGGTCGTCTACCACCAGATCCGTGAGGACCTGGAGGAGCAGGGCGTCATCTTCCTCGACACCGACACCGCCCTGAAGGAGCACCCCGAGCTCTTCAAGGAGTACTTCGGCACGGTCATCCCGGTCGGCGACAACAAGTTCGCGTCGCTGAACACCGCGGTGTGGTCCGGCGGCTCCTTCATCTACGTGCCGAAGGGCGTGCACGTGGAGATCCCGCTCCAGGCCTACTTCCGTATCAACACGGAGAACATGGGCCAGTTCGAGCGGACGCTGATCATCGTTGACGAGGACGCCTACGTCCACTACGTCGAGGGCTGCACGGCACCGATCTACAAGTCGGACTCCCTGCACTCCGCGGTCGTCGAGATCATCGTGAAGAAGGGCGCCCGCTGCCGCTACACGACCATCCAGAACTGGTCGAACAACGTCTACAACCTGGTCACCAAGCGCGCCGTGGCGTACGAGGGCGCGACCATGGAGTGGATCGACGGCAACATCGGCTCCAAGGTCACCATGAAGTACCCGGCCGTCTACCTGATGGGCGAGCACGCCAAGGGCGAGACCCTCTCCATCGCCTTCGCGGGCGAGGGCCAGCACCAGGACGCCGGCTCCAAGATGGTCCACATGGCGCCGAACACCTCCTCCAACATCGTCTCCAAGTCGGTGGCGCGTGGGGGCGGTCGTACGTCCTACCGCGGTCTCGTCGAGATCGGCGAGGGCGCCCACGGCTCCAAGTCCAACGTGCTGTGCGACGCGCTGCTCGTCGACACCATCTCCCGCTCCGACACGTACCCCTACGTG
This DNA window, taken from Streptomyces sp. NBC_00663, encodes the following:
- the tkt gene encoding transketolase; this translates as MSTKPTTTDLEWTELDQRAVDTARVLAADAVQKVGNGHPGTAMSLAPAAYTLFQKVMRHDPADPEWVGRDRFVLSAGHSSLTLYTQLYLAGFGLELDDLKAFRTWGSKTPGHPEYGHTKGVETTTGPLGQGVANAVGMAMAARYERGLFDPEAAEGESPFDHFVYAIAGDGCLQEGISAEASSLAGHQKLGNLVLLWDDNHISIEGDTETAVSEDTVKRYEAYGWHVQRVAPKPDGDLDPHALYNAIEAAKQVTDKPSFIAMRSIIAWPAPNAQNTEAAHGSALGDDEVAATKRVLGFDPEQSFEVSDEVISHTRQALDRGRQAKAEWEKQLQEWRNNNAERAAEFDRIAAGELPKGWEDKLPVFEPGKGVATRAASGKVLQALGAVIPELWGGSADLAGSNNTTIDKDSSFLPADNPLPEASPYGRTIHFGIREHSMAAEMNGIALHGNTRIYGGTFLVFSDYMRNAVRLSALMHLPVTYVWTHDSIGLGEDGPTHQPVEHLASLRAIPGLNVVRPADANETAIAWREILKRWTKVFGKGAPHGLALTRQGVPTYESNEDAVKGGYVLFEASTGAPEVVLIATGSEVHVAVEAREQLEADGVPTRVVSMPCVEWFEEQDQGYRDSVLPPAVKARVAVEAGIGLTWHKYVGDAGRIVSLEHFGASADGKVLFQEFGFTAENVAAKARESLAAAQR
- a CDS encoding heme o synthase; the encoded protein is MCVTAVESRPAGVLGESKRSSHRPFGARVKAFVALTKPRIIELLLITTVPVMFLAEQGVPDLTLVLLTCVGGYLSAGGANALNMYIDRDIDALMDRTSQRPLVTGMVSPRECLAFGISLAVVSTLLFGLTVNWLSAWLSLGALLFYVVVYTMILKRRTSQNIVWGGIAGCMPVLIGWSAVTNSLTWAPVILFLVIFFWTPPHYWPLSMKVKEDYARVGVPMLPVIASNKTVAKQIVLYSWVMVAVSLLLTPLGYTGWFYTLVALVAGGWWLWEAHALQNRAKAEVTGGKLKEMRLFHWSITYVSLLFVAIAVDPFLR
- a CDS encoding amidohydrolase family protein, whose amino-acid sequence is MIETPSLVDQYCHGVLRTELGLGTFEAQLARTEGPPAPGTTLFDTQTGFAVRRWCPPLLGLEPHCPPARYLARRRELGVLEAGRRLLRGSGITTYLVDAGLPGDLTGPDEMAVASDAEAREIVRLELLAEQVADTSGTVESFLANLAESVHGAATSAVAFTSVAGVRHGLALAPEPPGPGEVRGAAGRWLASRRVGGELTDPVLLRHLLWIAVASGLPLQLHAGLGEPGQRIDRTDPVLLTDFVRATAGLGTDLVLLHGYPYHRHAAHLAGVFPHVYADSGAALVRTGARAATVLAEILELAPFGKILFSSGAQGLPELHVVGARLFREALGRVLGTWVAEGAWSLADAQRVAGLIAAGNARRVYGLE
- a CDS encoding nucleotidyltransferase domain-containing protein, which gives rise to MQTDALLDRFLSGLAPIAPIALWAHGSLAGGDYQEGRSDLDLIAVLEAPLTPRTVWRLATLHARLRNEPLAGLLHCTYLTPDAVEDAGRSHLTWAHQQLFRRPVTPVTRRELHTFGRVLHGKAPAGLLPPVPDRELDEFVVRDQRDFWRPKLRKPERWRQAPWVDVGLTTFARATATLCDGRLLSKREALELLPELGAPVEVVEDIGRRRYEDHPAPTTEEWAARRGELTRSYLGPAIDELVAAYG
- a CDS encoding COX15/CtaA family protein, which produces MDPVPKMTRADATAAARNPLAFIAARWTPEPRTVQRAALAALLMSVVIVVTGGAVRLTGSGLGCPTWPKCTEDSLTTTSEMGLHGYIEFGNRMLTYVLCAAVGWAIIAARSQKPYRRSLTRLGWAQFWVVMGNAILGGIVVLVGLNPYTVAAHFLLSTALIAVATVMWQRTREGDDAPRPLVGASVQQLVWFLVAASVLLIAVGTVVTGSGPHAGDSSEVDRMPLDWETVSKLHAVLAWIVVTLTFALWFVLKAVDAPKGPLDRTRDLFLILLSQGVIGYVQYFTDLPEILVGVHMFGSCLVWIAVLRVLLALRERPEVEIQLPDQPYAATSSSIAGPR
- a CDS encoding ABC transporter permease, which produces MTTTGVYTPKPGAAPMGRMIAAQAALETKMLLRNGEQLLLTVVIPTLLLVLFSSVDIVDTGAGEAVDFLTPGILALAVMSTAFTGQAIATGFERRYGVLKRLAASPLPRWGLMTAKTASVLVTEILQILLLTVIAFALGWDPQGNPLAVVLLLILGTAAFSGLGLLMAGTLKAEATLAAANLVFLLLLVGGGVIVPMDKFPSGAQDVLGLLPISALSDGLRDVLQHGAGMPWGDLGILAVWAVVGLAAAGRFFRWE
- a CDS encoding ABC transporter ATP-binding protein codes for the protein MRSEPVVQVQALVKRYGTKTAVDGLDLVAKAGVTAVLGPNGAGKTTTVETCEGYRRPDSGVVRVLGLDPVRQSRDLHTRIGVMLQSGGVYSGARADEMLRHVAKLHAHPLDVDALIERLGLGGCGRTTYRRLSGGQQQRLALAMAVVGRPELVFLDEPTAGLDPQARRATWDLVRDLRADGVSVILTTHYMDEAEQLADDVAIIDAGRVIAQGSPEELCKGGAENTLRFTGRPGLDVGSLLKALPADCTAAELTPGSYRVGGKVDPQLLATVTSWCAQHGVMPEKISVERHTLEDVFLELTGKELRS
- a CDS encoding aminoglycoside N(3)-acetyltransferase, coding for MPTPPPTGPLVTRGTVATQLRELGVQDGETLLVHSSLKSLGWVCGGPVAVVQGLLDALGPKGTLVVPTQTGGLSDPADWENPPVPVEWWDEIRTSMPPYDPLITPSRGVGVLPETVRTWPGALRSAHPQTSFAALGARAREVIDGHATDCRLGERSPLARLEALHARVLLLGAGYDACTTFHLAEYRIPSPRVKVGRPGPAGWETVTEVSITSDRFDELGHDFERDRPVVRGTVGAADARLFPVADAVAYAQRWLALHRPRTEEI
- a CDS encoding helix-turn-helix transcriptional regulator, with translation MKNVGEARETPTGTPQEELATGERSTRNRVARSILDHGPSTVAELAGRLGLTQAAVRRHLDALVADDVVEAREQRVYGARTRGRPAKVFALTDCGRDAFDQSYDKLAADALNFIRERFGGDEAVVAFARARIAEQATAYRRAIEAAAPEERTEALAKALSLDGYAATARSAPVGEQLCQHHCPVAHVAEKFPQLCEAETEIFSQLLGTHVQRLATIAHGDGVCTTFIPKISHTTHNASASTAGRNPA
- the sufB gene encoding Fe-S cluster assembly protein SufB, yielding MTLPIEETAHPELEGLGKYEYGWADSDTAGASARRGINEDVVRDISAKKNEPEWMTKLRLKGLRLFDKKPMPNWGSDLSGIDFDNIKYFVRSTEKQAESWEDLPEDIKNTYDKLGIPEAEKQRLVAGVAAQYESEVVYHQIREDLEEQGVIFLDTDTALKEHPELFKEYFGTVIPVGDNKFASLNTAVWSGGSFIYVPKGVHVEIPLQAYFRINTENMGQFERTLIIVDEDAYVHYVEGCTAPIYKSDSLHSAVVEIIVKKGARCRYTTIQNWSNNVYNLVTKRAVAYEGATMEWIDGNIGSKVTMKYPAVYLMGEHAKGETLSIAFAGEGQHQDAGSKMVHMAPNTSSNIVSKSVARGGGRTSYRGLVEIGEGAHGSKSNVLCDALLVDTISRSDTYPYVDVREDDVSMGHEATVSKVSEDQLFYLMSRGLSEFEAMAMIVRGFVEPIAKELPMEYALELNRLIELQMEGAVG